Proteins from one Cryptomeria japonica chromosome 4, Sugi_1.0, whole genome shotgun sequence genomic window:
- the LOC131874900 gene encoding putative FBD-associated F-box protein At5g56440 has translation MARKRSRLTLNDLPDSILHLILSKIPFKEAVRCSIVSKRWKPFWTFVENLKFSGEFCFSFHSPTEIQNITDRIFQLHSGSLELFELNNVQFCCSSDKMSDWIHGAALKGVREIQIEEKNPEISAVQVPAAIFSCQSLRSLTLKNFLLTNLPDSFGGFASLTILDLYKVELNDKIIELMLQVCPGLELLILNNCNGLERLKICSKSLNALSISSKIKAITANCPLLTSLIILLDNTETELDLPACLSLSTNGRLESFTALRTLRRITILNGIFWRDLKILKEFPDLKQMCIQKVQYSDTDLPRLDDDAILPLENLKRVHLDITHFHDPVPLLSCLFQIAPALKTLLISRKKGFDGVKGLRFINLAWNLQRPPTETKCRNVFCVALKENNSFEDDWVIDSGATQHMSHNKEQFELISESSAEKIYLGNNNALEVKGSRNVKVDNGVFKNVKLVPEFKTNRLSVS, from the exons ATGGCTCGGAAAAGAAGTCGACTAACCCTAAACGACTTGCCAGATAGCATTCTGCACTTGATTCTCAGTAAAATACCTTTCAAAGAAGCAGTGCGTTGTTCTATTGTTTCAAAAAGATGGAAACCTTTTTGGACATTTGTAGAGAACCTAAAATTTTCAGGGGAATTCTGTTTTTCATTTCATAGCCCTACTGAAATCCAGAATATAACAGATCGTATTTTTCAGCTTCATTCTGGATCGCTTGAACTTTTTGAGTTGAACAATGTCCAATTCTGCTGTTCAAGTGACAAGATGTCTGATTGGATTCACGGCGCTGCTCTTAAGGGTGTGCGCGAGATTCAGATCGAAGAGAAGAATCCAGAAATTTCTGCAGTTCAGGTTCCTGCAGCCATTTTTTCTTGCCAAAGCCTCAGATCTTTGACTCTGAAGAATTTTCTTCTGACAAACCTACCGGACAGTTTTGGTGGCTTCGCCAGCCTGACAATATTAGATCTCTATAAAGTTGAGCTGAATGACAAGATCATTGAGCTCATGTTGCAAGTATGTCCAGGTTTGGAACTTTTAATCCTTAACAACTGTAATGGACTTGAGAGATTGAAGATATGTTCCAAGAGTCTAAATGCTCTCTCTATCTCCTCTAAAATCAAAGCAATAACAGCAAATTGTCCGCTATTAACGAGCCTTATAATATTGCTTGATAACACTGAGACGGAATTGGATTTGCCTGCATGTTTAAGCCTATCTACAAATGGAAGACTTGAATCATTTACAGCTCTGAGAACACTGAGAAGAATTACCATTTTGAACGGGATATTTTGGCGCGATTTAAAGATTCTCAAAGAATTTCCAGACTTGAAACAAATGTGTATACAAAAGGTTCAATACTCAGAT ACAGACTTGCCACggcttgatgatgatgcaattttaCCGCTGGAGAATCTAAAGAGGGTTCATCTGGACATAACCCACTTTCATGACCCTGTGCCTCTACTTAGCTGTCTTTTTCAAATTGCTCCTGCTCTCAAAACTTTATTAATTTCCCGAAAGAAAGGATTTGATGGCGTTAAGGGTTTGCGATTTATCAATCTGGCTTGGAATCTTCAGCGACCACCTACAGAAACCAAA TGCAG AAATGTTTTTTGTGTTGCACTTAAAGAAAACAATTCTTTTGAGGATGATTGGGTTATTGATTCTGGTGCTACACAACACATGTCTCATAATAAggaacaatttgaattaataagtgaAAGTAGTGCAGAAAAAATATATTTGGGAAATAACAATGCTTTGGAAGTTAAAGGGTCCAGAAATGTCAAAGTTGATAATGGTGTGTTTAAAAATGTGAAGTTAGTTCCTGAATTCAAAACAAATCGACTTTCTGTATCATAA